The Chitiniphilus purpureus sequence CGGATATCCTGCCCACTGGCTATCAGGCTGTGGTCAACGCCGATCTGCAGCCAGGAAGCACCGTGGCGATCTTTGGCGCAGGCCCGGTCGGGATGATGGCGGCTGCCTGCGCCCGGTTGAAGGGCGCCGAGCGGATTTTCATGGTCGATCACCATCCGTACCGGCTGGAATTCGCAGTGGCCGCCTATGGGGTGGAACCGATCAATTTCGATGACGATGACGATCCCGCCGAGCGCATCATCGAAGCCACTGATTTTCGTGGTGTCGATGCCTCGATCGATGCGGTCGGATTCGAAGCCAAGGGCAGTCCGGTGGAAACGGTGTTGACCAATCTGAAGCTGGAGGGGTCAAGCGGCAAGGCATTGCGACAGGCCATTGCTGCAACCCGCCGTGGCGGCACGGTGAGCGTACCAGGCGTCTACGCCGGATTCATTCACGGCTTCCTGTTTGGCGATGCGTTCGAGAAGGGACTGACCTTCAAGATGGGGCAGACCCATGTGCAGCGCTTCATGCCGGAGCTGCTGGAATATATCCTGGCTGGCAAGCTCAACCCTGAGGTGATCATCACCCATCACCTGCCGCTTGAGGAGGCGGCATTGGGCTACAAGATCTTCAACGAGAAGGAGGATGCGTGCCGGAAGGTGGTGCTGACGCCGGGGCGGGGTGGCCAGCTGCCCAATGGCGGACTTGCCTGAGTGCCACCGTCCCCGCCAGATCAACGACCGGGACCTGGGTGCGCTGGATCGCCGATCCTAAAGCAAAACCCCCGGGTGCGTGAGCACCCGGGGGTTTTCATGAGGAGTCTGGCGATGACCTACTTTCACACGGGAACCCGCACTATCATCGGCGCTAAGTCGTTTCACGGTCCTGTTCGGGATGGGAAGGCGTGGGGCCAACTCGCTATGGTCGCCAGACGTAACTGGTTGAGCTACGACTGTATACAGTCCTGCTCCAAATCGATAGAAGAAGCGGTGCGCGGCCGACAGCCCCACACACTCAAATTCGTTTCAGGTTAGATCATACGAGCTTGTCGCCACCCTGAACCGACCTGGTTCAGGTTATAGGATCAAGCCACACGGGCAATTAGTATCGGTTAGCTTAACGCATTACTGCGCTTCCACACCCGACCTATCAACGTCCTGGTCTTGAACGACCCTTCAGAGAGCTCAAGGCTCTAGGGAAGTCTCATCTTGAGGCGAGTTTCCCGCTTAGATGCTTTCAGCGGTTATCTCTTCCGCACTTAGCTACCCGGCGATACCACTGGCGTGATAACCGGTACACCAGAGGTGCGTCCACTCCGGTCCTCTCGTACTAGGAGCAGCCCCTCTCAAACTTCCAACGCCCACTGCAGATAGGGACCAAACTGTCTCACGACGTTTTGAACCCAGCTCACGTACCACTTTAAATGGCGAACAGCCATACCCTTGGGACCGGCTACAGCCCCAGGATGTGATGAGCCGACATCGAGGTGCCAAACTCCGCCGTCGATGTGAACTCTTGGGCGGAATCAGCCTGTTATCCCCGGAGTACCTTTTATCCGTTGAGCGATGGCCCTTCCATACAGAACCACCGGATCACTATGTCCTGCTTTCGCACCTGCTCGACTTGTCGGTCTCGCAGTCAAGCCACCTTGTGCCATTACACTATCAGTACGATGTCCGACCGTACCTAGGTGACCTTCGAGCTCCTCCGTTACACTTTGGGAGGAGACCGCCCCAGTCAAACTGCCTACCATGCACGGTCCCCGATCCAGATGATGGACCTAGGTTAGAACCTCAAACGCACCAGGGTGGTATTTCAAGGACGGCTCCATGGCAACTAGCGTCACCACTTCAAAGCCTCCCACCTATCCTACACAAGTCCGTTCAAAGTCCAATGCAAAGCTACAGTAAAGGTTCACGGGGTCTTTCCGTCTAGCAGCGGGGAGATTGCATCTTCACAAACATTTCAACTTCGCTGAGTCTCAGGAGGAGACAGTGTGGCCATCGTTACGCCATTCGTGCGGGTCGGAACTTACCCGACAAGGAATTTCGCTACCTTAGGACCGTTATAGTTACGGCCGCCGTTTACCGGGGCTTCAATCAAGAGCTTGCACCCCATCATTTAACCTTCCGGCACCGGGCAGGCGTCACACCCTATACGTCGACTTTCGTCTTGGCAGAGTGCTGTGTTTTTGATAAACAGTCGCAGCCACCTTTTCACTGCAACCGCGTCGAGCTCCAGTCGCGAGGACCTTCACCCTACTGCGGCACACCTTCTCCCGAAGTTACGGTGTCAATTTGCCGAGTTCCTTCTCCTGAGTTCTCTCAAGCGCCTTAGAATTCTCATCCTGCCCACCAGTGTCGGTTTGCGGTACGGTCAATTCTGAGCTGAAGCTTAGTGGCTTTTCCTGGAAGCATAGGATCAATCACTTCGGGCCCAAAGGGCCCTCGTCATCACGCCTCAGTGTTAACAGGGATCCGGATTTGCCTAAATCCCCCACCTACACGCTTAAACCGGGACATCCAACACCCGGCTGACCTACCTTTCTCCGTCCCCACATCGCACTCAGAATCGGTACAGGAATATTAACCTGTTTCCCATCGACTACGCTTTTCAGCCTCGCCTTAGGGGCCGACTCACCCTACGCCGATTAACGTTGCGTAGGAAACCTTGGGCTTTCGGCGAACGGGCTTTTCACCCGTTTTAACGCTACTCATGTCAGCATTCGCACTTCCGATACCTCCAGCAGCCTTCACAAGCCACCTTCACAGGCCTACGGAACGCTCCCCTACCATGTATCAAAGATACATCCGCGTCTTCGGTTCTAGATTTGAGCCCCGTTACATCTTCCGCGCAGGACGACTCGACCAGTGAGCTATTACGCTTTCTTTAAATGATGGCTGCTTCTAAGCCAACATCCTGGCTGTCTATGCCTTCCCACCTCGTTTTCCACTTAATCTAGCATTTGGGACCTTAGACGGCGGTCTGGGTTGTTTCCCTCTTGACACCGGACGTTAGCACCCGATGTCTGTCTCCCAAGCTCGCACTTAACGGTATTCAGAGTTTGCCATGGTTTGGTAAGTCGCGATGACCCCCTAGCCATAACAGTGCTTTACCCCCGTTAGTGATACTTGAGGCACTACCTAAATAGTTTTCGGGGAGAACCAGCTATTTCCAGGTTTGTTTAGCCTTTCACCCCTATCCACAGCTCATCCCCTAGTTTTGCAACACTAGTGGGTTCGGACCTCCAGTGCGTGTTACCGCACCTTCATCCTGGCCATGGATAGATCACCTGGTTTCGGGTCTACGCCCAGCAACTAAACGCCCTATTCGGACTCGGTTTCCCTACGCCTCCCCTATTCGGTTAAGCTCGCTACTGAACGTAAGTCGCTGACCCATTATACAAAAGGTACGCAGTCACCCCACGAGGGGGCTCCCACTGTTTGTATGCATCCGGTTTCAGGTTCTATTTCACTCCCCTCCCGGGGTTCTTTTCGCCTTTCCCTCACGGTACTGGTTCACTATCGGTCGATCACGAGTATTTAGCCTTGGAGGATGGTCCCCCCATCTTCGGACAGGATTTCGCGTGTCCCGCCTTACTTGTCGTACGCTTAGTACCACCCTTGTCTTTTCGCATACGGGGCTATCACCCACTATGGCCGGCCTTTCCATGCCGTTCTGCTAAAACAAGGACTATCACGTACAGGCTCTTCCCATTTCGCTCGCCACTACTTTGGGAATCTCGGTTGATTTCTTTTCCTCAGGGTACTTAGATGTTTCAGTTCCCCTGGTTCGCCTCACATGACCTATGTATTCAGTCATGGATACCTCAAAAGAGGTGGGTTTCCCCATTCGGACATCTGCGGATCAAAGCTCGTTTGCCAGCTCCCCGCAGCTTTTCGCAGGCTGCCGCGTCCTTCATCGCCTGTGATCGCCAAGGCATCCACCAGATGCACTTATTCGCTTGATCCTATAACCTCAAACACGTCGTGTTCTTGGTTACGGTGTTTGCGACGTCTGAATCCTTCGACTTGTCGAATTCAGAACTCGATACAATCAAACCCAAAAAAACTTAATTTGAGTCTTGCTTCTTCTATCTTGTTAAAGATCAGATACAGAGTTACTACTCTTCCAACTGAAGCAGTCAGAATGAAACACACTGCGTCATGCAATGCCCTTCATTCTGATTCCTTCCAGATCAGCACCAGGTGCTGGTGGAGGCAGACGGGATCGAACCGACGACCCCCTGCTTGCAAAGCAGGTGCTCTCCCAGCTGAGCTATGCCCCCATCGGTAAACTGATTGATCATCTGCCTAGGGCAAATGGTGGGTCAGATAGGAATCGAACCTATGACCCCCGCCTTATCAAGACGGTGCTCTAACCGACTGAGCTACTGACCCAGTTCTCCGTATCTTCAACCTACAGCCGATGAGTGTGAGTGCTTGAGTCAAGACTGACTCTTGAAAGGAGGTGATCCAGCCGCAGGTTCCCCTACGGCTACCTTGTTACGACTTCACCCCAGTCATGAATCCTACCGTGGTAACCGGCCTCCTTGCGGTTAGCCTAGCTACTTCTGGTAGAACCCACTCCCATGGTGTGACGGGCGGTGTGTACAAGGCCCGGGAACGTATTCACCGCGGCATGCTGATCCGCGATTACTAGCGATTCCGACTTCATGCACTCGAGTTGCAGAGTGCAATCCGGACTACGATCGGTTTTGTGGGATTGGCTCCCCCTCGCGGGTTGGCAACCCTCTGTACCGACCATTGTATGACGTGTGAAGCCCTGGTCATAAGGGCCATGAGGACTTGACGTCATCCCCACCTTCCTCCGGTTTGTCACCGGCAGTCCCACTAAAGTGCCCAACTGAATGCTGGCAACTAGTGGCAAGGGTTGCGCTCGTTGCGGGACTTAACCCAACATCTCACGACACGAGCTGACGACAGCCATGCAGCACCTGTGTTACGGCTCCCGAAGGCACCCCTCTATCTCTAAAGGGTTCCGTACATGTCAAGACCAGGTAAGGTTTTTCGCGTTGCATCGAATTAATCCACATCATCCACCGCTTGTGCGGGCCCCCGTCAATTCCTTTGAGTTTTAACCTTGCGGCCGTACTCCCCAGGCGGTCTACTTCCCGCGTTAGCTGCGTTACTAAGGTTCGAAAACCCCAACAACTAGTAGACATCGTTTAGGGCGTGGACTACCAGGGTATCTAATCCTGTTTGCTCCCCACGCTTTCGTGCATGAGTGTCAGTGTCAGCCCAGGGGGTTGCCTTCGCCATCGGTGTTCCTCCACATCTCTACGCATTTCACTGCTACACGTGGAATTCCACCCCCCTCTGCCGCACTCTAGCGAGCCAGTCAGCAATGCAGTTCCCAGGTTGAGCCCGGGGATTTCACATCGCTCTTAACAAGCCACCTGCGCACGCTTTACGCCCAGTAATTCCGATTAACGCTTGGACCCTACGTATTACCGCGGCTGCTGGCACGTAGTTAGCCGGTCCTTATTCTTCAGGTACTCTCATCCCCGGCCGGTATTAACGGCAAGGATTTGCTCCCTGACAAAAGGGCTTTACAACCCGAAGGCCTTCTTCACCCACGCGGCATTGCTGGATCAGGCTTGCGCCCATTGTCCAAGATTCCCCACTGCTGCCTCCCGTAGGAGTCTGGGCCGTGTCTCAGTCCCAGTGTGGCGGGTCGTCCTCTCAGACCCGCTACAGATCGTCGCCTTGGTGAGCCTTTACCTCACCAACTAGCTAATCTGCCATCGGCCGCTCCAATAGCGTGAGGTCTTGCGATCCCCCACTTTCCCCCTCAGGGCGTATGCGGTATTAATCCGGCTTTCGCCGGGCTATCCCCCACTACTGGGCACGTTCCGATGTATTACTCACCCGTTCGCCACTCGTCGCCAGGCCGAAGCCCGCGTTACCGTTCGACTTGCATGTGTAAAGCATGCCGCCAGCGTTCAATCTGAGCCAGGATCAAACTCTTTAGTTCAATCACTTAGCTATTTCGTACTTTGGCTCGTACTTTCTCAAAGAAATCATCCGAAGATAATTTCCTATCGTTTGTGCGAGCACTTGATGTCTTGATCAAGCACTCACACGCATCGGCTGTAACTTGTTAAAGATCGTTGCCCCTGACCCGCCGAAAACTGCTAAACTCTTCGTTTCGCTTCGTTTTCTTCATCGCGTCAGCAGCGAAGAACCGAACTATACGGACTGCACGACACCGCGTCAACCCCTCCTTCGCTCCCCAGCTCAAGATTTCCACGAAGACCTTGATTCGTAAGCATATCTGGCTGGAACACCGGGGCCTGCCTTGTGTAATCCACTTGCGGCGCAACCCTGTTGAAGCAAATCGTACGGGCCACGTGAGTGTCTGTTCGGATCGGCTCTATAGATTACAGAGACGCGTTCCGGCGTCGGCTCCCGTCAACACGCAACGTATGCCTGCCCTGCTGCTCTTCGTTCAGCAGCACATCCTAGGGACTGCCTTTGGCAAAAGACCGGTTCAGACGAACCAGACACGGTCCTTGCCCCTTGCCCAGCCATTTTGCTGTCCCAGACAGCAGAAACCGCGCCTTGAGCGCGGTCGATGGTGGATCGCCTGTATGGAATCTGGACTGTCTGATGGTTGCACCCTGGGCAGGGGGTCCTCCTGCAAAAAGGGCTCAACTGCATGCGTGCGGCTGAGCCCTGCCTGGAGCGTGGTGAACCTGGTAGTCCTCGGCTGCTTGGCGGACAGGCAAGCCGCAAAAGGCATGTTCAAACCGGGGCCAGATTCATTACATCGATTGCGCAATCCTTTTTGACGACCACGCCAGGATTGCCAAGGACCATTGAATAAGGCGGCACACTCTCTGTCACGAAAGCGCCACCACCGATCCTGCTTCCGCGGCCAATGGTCACCCCGCCGGCGATGATCGCATTGGGCCCGATCCACACCTCATCTTCGATCACGGGGTACTCGGACATGCGCTCCCCATTGGGGCCGATGCGGTCGCGCAAACCCAATGTGACTCCATGAAACAAGGTCACATTCCTGCCGATAGTGGCCCTGGGGTTCACAACCAGACCCCAACCGTGCGTCAAGGCAAGACCTGCGCCGATCTTTGCTTTCCACGGCAAGTCCATGGCGGCCTGGAATGTTGCCAAGCGGTGCAACAGCTTCAACGGCGTGAGGGTAAAGCGGAAGAGCCCTTTGCTTGCGGCGGCAGCTTGACACAACCTCATGGTGACGACCACACGGAAGGTTCTGCGTGTGATCGCCCCTTTGATCAAGAGCAGCGGACTGAACCTGCCATATTGACGATATGTATCCGCTTTCAAATCATCCCAAGCCACCAAAACTTCCTCCGATTAAATCGGGCACTACTCCCACTCGATGGTTGCCGGTGGTTTGCCCGATACATCGTATACCACGCGATTGATGCCCCTTACTTCGTTAATAATTCTGTTGGAAACCTTTCCAAGCAGTTCATAGGGCAATTCCGCCCATTTGGCTGTCATAAAATCGCTGGTTTGTACTGCGCGTAACGCCACAACATATTCATAGGTACGCCCATCACCCATGACCCCTACCGATTTGACCGGCAAGAACACCGCAAAGGCCTGACTGGTCTTGTCGTACCAATCACAGGCGCGCAGTTCATCGATGAAGATGGCATCGGCGCGGCGCAACAGCTCACAATATTCGCGCTTGACCTCGCCGAGCACGCGCACACCGAGGCCGGGACCCGGAAACGGATGGCGATAGACCATTTCGTGCGGCAACCCCAAGGCCACACCCAGCTCACGTACTTCGTCCTTGAACAGTTCTCGCAGCGGTTCAAGCAGCTTCAGTTTCAACGTTTCGGGCAGGCCGCCCACATTATGGTGGCTCTTGATCGTATGGGCCTTCTTGGTCTTGGCACCGGCAGACTCGATCACGTCCGGATAGATGGTTCCTTGCGCCAGCCATTTCGCCTTGGGCAGCTGCTTCGCCTCTGCCTGGAACACTTCGACGAATTCGCGGCCGATGATCTTGCGCTTGGCCTCCGGGTCACTCACTCCGGCCAAGTACCCCAGGAACTGTTCGGTGGCATCGACATGGATCACCTTCACACCCAGGTGCTTGTTGAAGATGTTCATCACCTGCTGGCCTTCGTTCAGACGCAGCAGACCATTGTCGACAAACACGCACGTCAGTTGGTCACCAATGGCGCGGTGGATCAATGCAGCGGCCACCGACGAATCGACGCCGCCGGACAAGCCCAGGATCACCTCCTCGTCACCGACCTGCTCCCGGATACGCGCCACGGCCTGATCGATATAGTTGGGCATGGTCCAGGAAGGCGTGCAACCGGCGACCTGCAGCACGAAGCGGTCGAGCATCTCCCGCCCTTTGAGCGTGTGCGTGACTTCCGGGTGGAACTGTACGCCGTAGAAACCGCGTTTCTCGTCCGCCATTGCAGCGATCGGGCACGCCAGGGTTTCGCCTATGACACTGAATCCGGGGGGCAGCTGCGACACTTTGTCGCCATGGCTCATCCACACTTCCAGATAGCCCTCGCCATTGGGGCCTTTGCGATCTTCGATGCCATTGAACAAGACGCCATGTCCCCGGGCACGGATTTCGGCAAAACCGAATTCCCGCACCAGGCCTGCCTCCACCTTGCCGCCGAGCTTCTGCGCCATCCATTGCATGCCATAACAGATGCCAAGCACAGGCACGCCCAGCTCGAACAACCCCGGATCGGCCTGGTAATCGCTCTCGTACACCGAGTTCGGTCCGCCGGACAGGATGATGGCCTTGGGCGCGAACTCACGGATGAAATCGAGCGAAACATCGAAGGAGTGCAACTCACAGTACACGTGGGCCTCGCGCACACGGCGGGCGATCAGTTGCGTGACTTGGGAGCCGAAATCGAGAATCAGAATCTTGTCCATGCCGGGCCTTGAGGTGTCCGCGAGTGCGGGCAGATGGAAAAAGGCGTTATGTTACCGTTACTTGTCCGCAGGGGCGAGCTCGGCTCCGCCAGCGCGCACCCAGGCCAGCAGCGCATCCAGCGCCGGCGCCGCAGCCGAGGCCGTTGGGTGGTTGACGATGCCGACGACGGCATAGCGCCTGCCGTCCACCGCCTGTACGTAGCCCGCGATGGCCCGGACGTTCTTGAGCGTGCCGGTCTTGATATGGGCGGCACCGGCCACCTCGCTGCCGCGCAAGCGTTTCTTCATGGTGCCATCCAGCGCGACGATGGGCAGGGAGGAGACAAATTCGGCGGCATAGGCTCCCTGGGCTGCGCGCAACAGCAGCTCGCCCAGGTGTCGCGCGGAAATCCGCTCTTTGCGCGATAGCCCCGAGCCGTTCTCCAGTACCAGTTCGGGCCAGCGCAGCTGGTTCTCCGCCAACCATTCGCGCACCACCCGCGCAGCGGCCAAGGCGTCGTCCGTCTCGCCCTGACGGTGGGCTGCGCCCAATGCAAGAAACAGCTGGCGCGCCATCAGGTTGTTACTGAACTTGTTCACATCGCGGATGACGCTGACAAGGTCCGGTGAGCGCGATCCGGCCAGTATCCGGGCGCCCGCCGGCGTAGCGCCCGTGCGGACGGCGCCAGCGATCTCGCCCCCCAGCTCGCGCCACAGGCTGCGCACCAGCGTGCCGGTATAGGTGGCCGTGTCAAGCACCGAAACGTAGCGCTCGCTATGGCAGCCCTCGGCCAGCACGCCACTCACCCGGACCTTTGCCCGCGTTGCATCGCTCTGAGCCACGATCGCGACGCCCTCGCAACTGTGACCGGAGACGGTGGCACTGTTCTCTACCGAGATTTCCGGCAGCGGCGGTTCGATGCCGACGCGAACACTGCCGCCATCGGCCAGCACCCGCACCCGCACCGACTTGAAGTTGGCGAGCAGCGCATCAGGTGCGACCAGGAATGGCCGGGCCGGATCGCCCTCATCATCATCGAACACGCCGGGTGGCGGCAAACGCAGTGCGCCGCGATCGAGCACCACATCACCGGTCACCCGCTGTACGCCGGCAGCACGCAGGTCGCGCAACAGCATCCAGAGGCGCTCGTAGGTGAGCTTGGGATCACCCGCCCCCTTCAGGTAGAGATTGCCCTTGAGCATGCCACCAGCCACCGGGCCGTCGGCAAGCAGCTCGGTCGTCCAGGCGTAGGCGGGTCCGAGCTTTTCCAGCGCGACCTGGGTCGTGACAAGCTTCATCACCGAGGCCGGGTTCATGACGTTGTCGGCATTGAAATACTGTGCTGCCTGCGGTTGCGACAGCGGCACCACGGCCAGCGCCAGTGCTTCGGCCGGCAGCCTGGCTGCCCGCATCGCGGTCAGCACCGGTGCAGGCGGACCCGAGAGTTCGGCGGCAAACGCCGGGGACAGATGGCCGGCCGCGACCAGCAGTACGCAATGCAGTGAACGCATCAGGCGTTCCCTTGGCGAACCGCCTGACGGGCCTGCCATTCGGCGAGCAGCCGGCGATACTGCTGCAGCTGGGCATTGTAGGTATCGAAGATGCATGGGGTGCAGCCGTTGCCGCAGCACTCCTCCAGCGCCGGCTCGTAGGGCGGCTCAGGTGGGGGATCATGGGCGGGAGGATCGGAAAGGTGTTCGGTCATGGTCATCGCGTGATGGCCAGGAGCGATCTGCTAGAATCGCCGCCATGGCCTACCAAGTACTCGCCCGCAAGTGGCGTCCCCGCAATTTTGCCCAACTCGTGGGGCAAGAGCACGTGATCCGCGCATTGGCGAATGCGTTCGCCAATGGCCGGCTGCATCATGCCTACCTGCTGACCGGCACCCGCGGTGTCGGCAAGACCACCATCGCGCGCATCATGGCCAAGGCGCTCAATTGCGAAGCCGGGGTCAGCGCCGAGCCGTGTGGCGTCTGTTCCGCCTGCACCCAGATCGACGCGGGCCGTTTCGTCGATCTTCTGGAGATCGACGCTGCATCCAACACCGGCATCGACAATATCCGGGAGGTGTTGGACAACGCCCAGTACGCGCCGACCGCCGGCCGCTTCAAGGTCTACATCATCGACGAAGTGCACATGCTCTCCAAGAGTGCCTTCAACGCGATGCTCAAGACGCTGGAAGAACCTCCGGGCCACGTGAAGTTCATTCTGGCGACCACCGATCCACAAAAGATGCCGATCACGGTGCTCAGCCGCTGCCTGCAGTTCTCGCTGCGGCAGATGACGCCGCAGCAAGTGGCCACCCACCTGCAGAACGTGTTGCAGGCCGAAGCGATTCCTTATGAGACAGGCGCGCTGCCAGTGCTGGGTCATGCCGCCAATGGTTCGATGCGCGACGCGTTGTCGTTGCTGGATCAGGCCATCGCCTACGGCGCAGGCCAAGTCGAGGAAGCCGGCGTCCGCGCGATGTTGGGCGCCGTCGACCAAGGCTATCTGTTTGACATCCTGGCCGCACTGCTGGAGCAGGACGGCCCGCGTCTGATGACCGCCGCCAATGGGATCGCCACCCGGGGCCTGTCCTACGACGCGGCGCTGCATGAACTGGCACATGTACTGCATCAGATCGCATTGGCGCAGGCAGTGCCTGACGCCTTGGCCGAGGATCTGCCGCACCACGCGCAAATTGCAGCGCTTGCTGCCGCCTTCGCACCCGAGGATATCCAGCTTTACTACCAGATCGCCTTGCATGGGCGGCGCGATCTGCCGCTGGCACCCGATGAATATGCCGGCTTTACCATGGCCTTGCTGCGGATGCTGGCATTTGCGCCGGCCGAGCCTGGCCAGTTGCCGGCGATGCCGGCCAAGACGGACCGCCCCCCCGTGTCCCCCGCGGTGCAACGCCCACCGTCCGTGGCCAGGCCAATGGCCGAAACAACGCCTGTGACGGCCACACCCCCTGCTGCCGCAGCAATGCCCGCACCGGCCTTGGTGACACCGGAGCCACACCACGAGCCACTCGCGCCATGGGAAGACGAAGCAATCGATGCCGCTGTGGCGACCCTCGACCTGGTCATCGACACCGCCATCGATATGCCGATACCTGCGCCGGCGCCTATCGTGCCGGCAACCGAATCCGGCCCGCAGCCCCCCTCCCCGTTCGACGGCGACTGGCGTGCCCTGGTGGCCCAGCTCAAGCTGGGCGCGGCTGGCATGCTTGCCCAACACGCCGAGCTTGTCGAATTCAGCGAGACGCACTTTGCATTGCGGGTATCGGACGAGCACCGCGCAGTGGCAGGGCGTGAGTATCAGGACAAGCTGCGCGGCGCGCTGGGCGAGTACTTCGGCCGGGAGATCCGGCTGCACGTCGAATTGGGCGAAGCGGTGGGCGACACGCCTGCCGCCCTTGCATTGCGTGAGAAGCACGCACGCCAGCTGGCAGCTGAATCGGTGATCCAGAATGACACGTTCGTGCAGACCCTGATCCGCGACTTCGGCGCCACGGTCCTACCCGATTCGATCCGACCGCTCTAAATATTTAAGTACACCCCGGTTTTCTCTTCACGAATCCCTTCAAGGAGCACCCCATGTTCAATAAAGGTGGTTTGGGCAACCTGATGCAACAGGCCCAGAAAATGCAGGAAAACATGAAGAAGGCGCAGGAGGAACTGGCCCAGCTGGAAGTGGAAGGCCAAGCCGGTGCCGGCATGGTGAAAGTGGTGATGACCTGCAGCCATGCCGTCAAACGTGTCGCCATCGACGACAGCCTGCTCTCCGACGACAAGGACATGCTGGAGGATCTGATCGCGGCTGCATTCAACGACGCGGCCCGCAAGGCGGAGACCACCAGCCAGGAAAAGATGGCTTCATTCACCTCGGGCCTGCCGCTGCCCCCGGGGTTCAAACTGCCGTTCTGATTCCTGGAAGCGGGAATGAGCCTGGGCCGGCATGGGGTAGCTGCATGTCTGCATCCGGTGCCGGATGATCCCGTATGGCATCGCGATCTGCCATCTCGTTGCCGACATGCCGCGATGTGCCCCTGCCTCTGCCCGCTTCCCCTTGTCCGCCCATGACCCCCTCCTCCCTCCACCAATTGATCGAAGCGCTGCGTGTCCTGCCCGGGGTCGGCCCCAAGTCGGCCACGCGCATGGCCTATCACCTGTTGCAGCGCGATCCGGGAGGCGCGATCAACTTGGCGCATGCGATCGAGTATGCCCTTGCCAACCTCAAGCATTGCCGCCGGTGCAATACCTTCGCTGAAACCGAGCTGTGCGATATCTGTGCCGATCCACAGCGCGATGCAGGCAAGCTGTGTGTCGTCGAGATGCCCACCGATCTGATGATGGTGGAACAGACCCTCGCCTTTCACGGCCTTTATTTCGTGCTGATGGGCAGGCTCTCCCCGCTGGACGGCGTGGGGGCCAAGGATATCGCGCTATCCCAGTTACTCTCCCGGGTCGCGGATGGGGAAGTGGCCGAAGTGGTGCTGGCGACCAACTTCACCGCCGAGGGCGAAGCCACCGCGCATTATCTGGCGCAGATGCTGCAAGCACGCGGTCTGGCGGTGAGCCGTATCGCCCGCGGCCTGCCGGTAGGCGGGGAGCTGGAGCATGCCGACCCCGGCACGCTCGCCCAGGCACTGGTCGAACGCCGTCCGCTTTGAGAGCGGCCGCGGCCAGGGCAATCAGCCCAGCCGCATCTCCGTCTGTGG is a genomic window containing:
- the guaA gene encoding glutamine-hydrolyzing GMP synthase, yielding MDKILILDFGSQVTQLIARRVREAHVYCELHSFDVSLDFIREFAPKAIILSGGPNSVYESDYQADPGLFELGVPVLGICYGMQWMAQKLGGKVEAGLVREFGFAEIRARGHGVLFNGIEDRKGPNGEGYLEVWMSHGDKVSQLPPGFSVIGETLACPIAAMADEKRGFYGVQFHPEVTHTLKGREMLDRFVLQVAGCTPSWTMPNYIDQAVARIREQVGDEEVILGLSGGVDSSVAAALIHRAIGDQLTCVFVDNGLLRLNEGQQVMNIFNKHLGVKVIHVDATEQFLGYLAGVSDPEAKRKIIGREFVEVFQAEAKQLPKAKWLAQGTIYPDVIESAGAKTKKAHTIKSHHNVGGLPETLKLKLLEPLRELFKDEVRELGVALGLPHEMVYRHPFPGPGLGVRVLGEVKREYCELLRRADAIFIDELRACDWYDKTSQAFAVFLPVKSVGVMGDGRTYEYVVALRAVQTSDFMTAKWAELPYELLGKVSNRIINEVRGINRVVYDVSGKPPATIEWE
- a CDS encoding oxidoreductase-like domain-containing protein, with translation MTEHLSDPPAHDPPPEPPYEPALEECCGNGCTPCIFDTYNAQLQQYRRLLAEWQARQAVRQGNA
- a CDS encoding zinc-dependent alcohol dehydrogenase; the protein is MRALTYHGAHDVRVDTVPDPVLQTPQDIILRITATAICGSDLHLYRGKIPEVRDGDILGHEFMGVVEEAGPGVTRVRKGDRVVIPFTISCGDCFFCQKQLYSACESSNPGRGAILNKKNVRSGAGMFGYSHLYGGYAGGQAEYVRVPFANTGPLKIPDGIADEKVLFLSDILPTGYQAVVNADLQPGSTVAIFGAGPVGMMAAACARLKGAERIFMVDHHPYRLEFAVAAYGVEPINFDDDDDPAERIIEATDFRGVDASIDAVGFEAKGSPVETVLTNLKLEGSSGKALRQAIAATRRGGTVSVPGVYAGFIHGFLFGDAFEKGLTFKMGQTHVQRFMPELLEYILAGKLNPEVIITHHLPLEEAALGYKIFNEKEDACRKVVLTPGRGGQLPNGGLA
- a CDS encoding serine acetyltransferase; amino-acid sequence: MAWDDLKADTYRQYGRFSPLLLIKGAITRRTFRVVVTMRLCQAAAASKGLFRFTLTPLKLLHRLATFQAAMDLPWKAKIGAGLALTHGWGLVVNPRATIGRNVTLFHGVTLGLRDRIGPNGERMSEYPVIEDEVWIGPNAIIAGGVTIGRGSRIGGGAFVTESVPPYSMVLGNPGVVVKKDCAIDVMNLAPV
- the dacB gene encoding D-alanyl-D-alanine carboxypeptidase/D-alanyl-D-alanine endopeptidase gives rise to the protein MRSLHCVLLVAAGHLSPAFAAELSGPPAPVLTAMRAARLPAEALALAVVPLSQPQAAQYFNADNVMNPASVMKLVTTQVALEKLGPAYAWTTELLADGPVAGGMLKGNLYLKGAGDPKLTYERLWMLLRDLRAAGVQRVTGDVVLDRGALRLPPPGVFDDDEGDPARPFLVAPDALLANFKSVRVRVLADGGSVRVGIEPPLPEISVENSATVSGHSCEGVAIVAQSDATRAKVRVSGVLAEGCHSERYVSVLDTATYTGTLVRSLWRELGGEIAGAVRTGATPAGARILAGSRSPDLVSVIRDVNKFSNNLMARQLFLALGAAHRQGETDDALAAARVVREWLAENQLRWPELVLENGSGLSRKERISARHLGELLLRAAQGAYAAEFVSSLPIVALDGTMKKRLRGSEVAGAAHIKTGTLKNVRAIAGYVQAVDGRRYAVVGIVNHPTASAAAPALDALLAWVRAGGAELAPADK